The following proteins come from a genomic window of Deinococcus sp. YIM 134068:
- a CDS encoding RluA family pseudouridine synthase codes for MTAAPPSPQTALHLTATPGRLDAVVAELTGQSRSQVAGWIEGGHVAVGGVVVQKASLKLRGGEVLTVRPPPTPDATVVPEDVPLDVLYEDDHLIAVNKPPGMVTHPAPGVTSGTLVNALLGRMSLPEQDGSLGPEGYRPGIVHRLDRDTSGVIVVAKTVQAHARLAAAFKDRDTRKTYLAIAAGTWRAEGTVRVDAPIGRHPTARQRMTVGGVNPREAQTLFTPLETHPDGHGRTLALVRAQPRTGRTHQIRVHLAHLGSPILGDPVYGRESQAISRHALHAHFLTLPHPVTGEALNLHAPAPDDMLDAWVGLGGAVPAGLETPPT; via the coding sequence GTGACCGCCGCGCCGCCCTCCCCTCAAACGGCCCTGCACCTGACCGCCACGCCGGGCCGTCTGGACGCTGTGGTGGCCGAACTGACGGGCCAGAGCCGCTCGCAGGTCGCCGGGTGGATCGAGGGGGGACATGTCGCGGTGGGCGGTGTGGTCGTCCAGAAGGCCAGCCTCAAACTCAGGGGCGGCGAGGTGCTGACCGTGCGGCCTCCCCCCACACCGGACGCCACCGTGGTCCCCGAGGACGTGCCCCTCGACGTGCTGTACGAGGACGACCACCTCATCGCCGTGAACAAGCCGCCCGGCATGGTCACGCACCCGGCCCCCGGCGTCACGTCCGGCACGCTCGTCAACGCGCTGTTGGGGCGCATGTCTCTCCCCGAGCAAGACGGCTCCCTGGGTCCCGAGGGCTACCGCCCCGGCATCGTCCACCGCCTCGACAGGGACACGAGCGGCGTCATCGTCGTCGCCAAGACCGTGCAGGCCCACGCGCGCCTCGCCGCCGCCTTCAAGGACCGCGACACCCGCAAGACGTACCTTGCCATCGCTGCCGGGACGTGGCGGGCGGAGGGTACGGTGAGGGTGGACGCACCTATTGGACGCCATCCCACCGCCCGGCAGCGCATGACGGTCGGTGGCGTGAATCCGCGTGAGGCGCAGACCCTCTTCACCCCGCTGGAGACGCACCCGGACGGGCACGGGCGCACGCTGGCCCTCGTCCGCGCTCAGCCCCGCACGGGCCGCACCCACCAGATTCGCGTCCATCTCGCGCACCTCGGCAGCCCGATTCTCGGCGACCCGGTGTACGGGCGGGAGAGTCAGGCCATCTCACGGCACGCCCTCCACGCCCACTTCCTGACTCTCCCCCACCCTGTGACGGGTGAGGCGCTAAACCTCCACGCGCCTGCACCGGACGACATGCTGGACGCCTGGGTGGGGTTGGGGGGCGCGGTGCCTGCGGGGTTGGAAACGCCGCCGACGTGA
- a CDS encoding RNA polymerase sigma factor, with amino-acid sequence MTPPPPPDDGTLPDEALIQAMAGGHEDALRELHRRHARLLYALGHRMLRQRDDVETCVQDAFMNAWRHAARFDPSRASVKTWLVSIAHHRFLQELRDRPDTALELEDWDAPISAPDPTDRVLAARAVAALDPAQRELVELAYYRGHSHSELATLTGLPVGTVKSRLRAALDRMRVSLGGRKQNENPTAPDALEGGERP; translated from the coding sequence ATGACGCCGCCTCCACCGCCCGACGACGGCACCCTCCCCGACGAGGCGCTGATTCAGGCGATGGCGGGCGGGCACGAGGACGCTCTGCGGGAACTCCATCGCCGCCACGCCCGGCTGCTCTACGCCCTCGGCCACCGGATGCTGCGTCAGCGCGACGACGTGGAAACGTGCGTGCAGGACGCCTTCATGAACGCGTGGCGGCACGCGGCCCGCTTCGATCCCTCCCGCGCGAGTGTCAAGACCTGGCTGGTGAGCATCGCCCACCACCGCTTCCTGCAAGAGTTGCGCGACCGCCCCGACACGGCCCTGGAACTGGAGGACTGGGACGCGCCCATCAGCGCCCCCGATCCGACCGACCGTGTGCTCGCCGCCCGCGCCGTGGCGGCACTCGATCCCGCCCAGCGCGAGCTGGTGGAACTCGCCTACTACCGGGGTCACTCCCACTCGGAGCTGGCGACCCTGACCGGGCTGCCCGTGGGCACCGTCAAGTCCCGCCTGCGCGCGGCCCTGGACCGGATGCGCGTGTCCCTGGGCGGGCGCAAGCAGAACGAGAACCCGACTGCACCGGACGCCCTGGAAGGAGGTGAGCGCCCGTGA
- the ilvC gene encoding ketol-acid reductoisomerase, with protein sequence MAAKMYYDRDVSLSPIEDKLIAIIGYGSQAHAHAQNLRDSGLNVVVGLREGSSSRAKAEQAGLRVTSIEDATREGDVVMLLIPDETQPKVYEEAVAPNLTDGKALAFGHGFNIHFGRIKPPQGVDVFLVAPKGPGHMLRRVYADGAGMPGIFAVGQDATGGARDIALAYARGIGCTRAGVLETTFKEETETDLFGEQSVLCGGVTHLIQAGFETLVEAGYQPEIAYFETLHEVKLIVDLIYEKGFEGMRHSISNTAEFGDYVTGPRVITDETKATMKDVLSDIQQGKFAQRFIQDAESGFPYMNEQRGKMRGHQLETVGKELRDMMPFISKKELEV encoded by the coding sequence ATGGCCGCAAAAATGTACTACGACCGCGACGTGTCCCTCTCCCCCATCGAGGACAAGCTCATCGCCATCATCGGCTACGGCTCTCAGGCGCACGCGCACGCGCAGAACCTCCGGGACAGCGGCCTGAACGTGGTCGTCGGCCTGCGGGAAGGGTCCAGCAGCCGCGCGAAGGCGGAGCAGGCGGGCCTGCGCGTCACGAGCATCGAGGACGCGACCCGCGAGGGCGATGTGGTGATGCTCCTCATCCCCGACGAGACGCAGCCGAAGGTGTACGAGGAGGCCGTCGCGCCGAACCTCACGGACGGCAAGGCGCTCGCGTTCGGGCACGGGTTCAACATCCACTTCGGGCGGATCAAGCCGCCGCAGGGGGTGGACGTGTTCCTCGTCGCGCCAAAGGGACCGGGCCACATGCTGCGCCGCGTCTACGCCGACGGGGCGGGGATGCCGGGCATCTTTGCGGTGGGGCAGGACGCGACCGGGGGGGCGCGTGACATCGCGCTGGCCTATGCACGCGGCATCGGCTGCACGCGGGCGGGCGTGCTGGAGACGACCTTCAAGGAGGAGACGGAAACGGACCTCTTCGGGGAGCAGTCGGTCCTGTGCGGCGGGGTGACGCACCTCATTCAGGCGGGCTTCGAGACGCTGGTGGAGGCGGGCTACCAGCCGGAGATCGCCTACTTCGAGACGCTGCACGAGGTCAAGCTCATCGTGGACCTGATCTACGAGAAGGGCTTCGAGGGGATGCGCCACTCGATCTCCAACACCGCCGAGTTCGGCGACTACGTGACCGGGCCGCGCGTCATCACCGACGAGACGAAGGCGACGATGAAGGACGTGCTCTCGGACATTCAGCAGGGCAAGTTCGCCCAGCGGTTCATTCAGGACGCCGAGAGCGGCTTCCCGTACATGAACGAGCAACGCGGCAAGATGCGTGGGCACCAACTGGAGACGGTGGGCAAGGAGCTGCGCGACATGATGCCCTTCATCAGCAAGAAGGAGCTGGAGGTCTAA
- the ilvB gene encoding biosynthetic-type acetolactate synthase large subunit, giving the protein MTQTDLTGAKALWATLAGHGITTVFGYPGGAIMPVYDALTFYPEVRHVLARHEQGAIHAAEGWAKATGEIGVCLATSGPGATNLVTGLADAMLDSVPLLAITGNVARHLMGTDAFQEADITGITLPVTKHNYVVREVEELPRVIAEAIRIARSGRPGPVLVDIPKDIQLAAYHGEIAVPHARPEIPTPRPEAIERARELLQTAKKPVIMAGGGSLDAAAEITALARAWDIPVITTLMGLGAFPSSDPLWLGMPGMHGSVAANRAISEADVLLGIGLRFDDRVTGRVSGFAPNAAIIHVDLDAAEIGKIVRTHVPVRGDARAAAALLAEGARKLDLPEWRAQINEWKSRTVEPDHWGAGYAVKAVVDRLRPDDILSSDVGQHQMLAAQLARFERPRRWINSGGLGTMGFGFPAAIGAGMAEPGVTSIVIAGDGGFQMTAQELATLKKYDVRNVKICIINNSYLGMVRQWQELFHEKRYSEVYLGDSNPDFLKLADAYDVPGYRADCAEELPEAIDAWLADPKSALLEIVVPNEHGVFPMVPAGAALSEMIETEPPRAPTPGIERNAAAEEAKQP; this is encoded by the coding sequence ATGACGCAGACGGACTTGACGGGCGCGAAGGCGCTGTGGGCCACGCTCGCCGGGCACGGCATCACGACCGTGTTCGGCTACCCCGGCGGAGCGATCATGCCCGTGTACGACGCGCTGACCTTCTACCCGGAGGTGCGGCACGTCCTCGCGCGGCACGAGCAGGGGGCCATCCACGCGGCGGAGGGCTGGGCCAAGGCCACGGGCGAGATCGGCGTATGCCTCGCCACCTCCGGCCCCGGAGCGACCAACCTCGTGACGGGGCTGGCGGACGCGATGCTCGATTCGGTGCCGCTCCTTGCCATCACGGGCAACGTGGCGCGGCACCTGATGGGCACGGACGCTTTTCAGGAGGCCGACATCACCGGCATTACCCTGCCCGTCACCAAGCACAACTATGTCGTGCGTGAGGTGGAGGAACTGCCGCGCGTCATCGCCGAGGCCATCCGCATCGCGCGGAGTGGGCGGCCCGGCCCGGTACTGGTGGACATTCCCAAAGACATTCAGCTCGCCGCGTACCACGGTGAGATCGCGGTTCCTCACGCTCGGCCCGAAATCCCCACACCCCGGCCCGAGGCCATAGAGCGGGCGCGCGAACTTCTCCAGACCGCGAAGAAACCCGTCATCATGGCGGGCGGCGGCTCGCTCGACGCGGCGGCGGAAATCACGGCCCTCGCCCGCGCGTGGGACATCCCCGTCATCACGACGCTGATGGGGCTGGGGGCCTTCCCCTCCTCCGACCCGCTGTGGCTCGGCATGCCGGGAATGCACGGCTCGGTCGCGGCGAACCGGGCGATCAGTGAGGCGGACGTGCTGCTGGGCATCGGCCTGCGCTTCGACGACCGGGTGACGGGCCGGGTCAGCGGCTTCGCGCCGAACGCGGCGATCATCCACGTGGACCTCGACGCCGCCGAGATCGGCAAGATCGTGCGGACGCATGTTCCGGTGCGCGGCGATGCGCGGGCCGCCGCCGCCCTGCTCGCCGAGGGGGCGCGGAAACTCGACCTCCCCGAGTGGCGGGCGCAGATCAATGAGTGGAAGAGCCGCACCGTGGAGCCGGACCACTGGGGCGCGGGCTACGCGGTGAAGGCCGTGGTGGACCGCCTGCGGCCCGACGACATCCTGAGCAGCGACGTGGGGCAACACCAGATGCTCGCCGCGCAGCTCGCCCGCTTCGAACGGCCCCGGCGCTGGATCAACTCGGGCGGTCTGGGCACGATGGGCTTCGGCTTCCCGGCGGCCATCGGGGCGGGCATGGCCGAGCCGGGCGTGACCAGCATCGTCATCGCGGGGGACGGCGGCTTCCAGATGACGGCGCAGGAACTCGCCACGCTGAAGAAGTACGACGTGCGGAACGTCAAAATCTGCATCATCAACAACTCGTACCTCGGGATGGTTCGCCAGTGGCAGGAACTCTTCCACGAGAAGCGGTACTCCGAGGTCTACCTCGGCGACTCCAACCCCGACTTCCTGAAGCTCGCCGACGCCTACGACGTGCCGGGCTACCGCGCGGACTGCGCCGAGGAGCTGCCCGAGGCCATCGACGCCTGGCTCGCCGACCCCAAGAGTGCCCTGCTGGAGATCGTGGTGCCCAACGAACACGGCGTCTTCCCGATGGTGCCCGCCGGGGCCGCCCTGAGCGAGATGATCGAGACCGAGCCGCCGCGCGCCCCCACCCCCGGCATCGAGCGCAACGCCGCCGCCGAGGAGGCCAAGCAACCATGA
- the gltX gene encoding glutamate--tRNA ligase, producing MPVVTRIAPSPTGDPHVGTAYIGLFNHTLAQQARAAGEEGKFILRIEDTDRGRYVPDSEKRIFQMMQWLGLTPDESPLQGGPNGPYRQSERNELYGEYARKLVESGHAYFAFETPEELTALREEAQREGRVIAVPSRDLDPAEAQRRVDAGESAVVRLKVPREGETVVNDALRRPIAFQNREIDDKVLLKADGYPTYHLANVVDDRLMGVTHVVRAEEWITSTPIHVLLYEAFGWPQPVWAHMPLLRNADRSKISKRKNPTSVEWYMDQGFLPEAMLNFLATMGWTHPEGREIFDLAEFGRVFRLEDVTLGGPVFSLDKLKWMNGKYLREVLSEEEVAKRLHDYLAGQKHDLPFDDYFRAVVRMMIPRMDVFSEFLEKTPYFWSEDYPVNEKAQKLLAEGRDLLPDLAARLKNLPAFDQATTEAALRAFAEERDLKPGKVMQPLRAAVAGTSESPGMFEMLEVLGQERVVARVERAARGS from the coding sequence ATGCCCGTCGTCACCCGCATCGCCCCCAGCCCGACCGGCGACCCCCATGTGGGCACCGCGTACATCGGCCTGTTCAACCACACCCTCGCCCAGCAGGCCCGCGCGGCGGGCGAGGAAGGCAAGTTCATCCTCCGCATCGAGGACACCGACCGGGGCCGCTACGTTCCCGACAGTGAGAAACGCATCTTCCAGATGATGCAGTGGCTCGGCCTGACCCCCGACGAAAGCCCTCTGCAAGGTGGCCCGAACGGTCCCTACCGCCAGAGCGAGCGCAATGAGCTGTATGGCGAGTACGCGCGGAAGCTGGTCGAGTCCGGCCACGCCTACTTCGCGTTCGAGACGCCGGAGGAGTTGACCGCCCTGCGCGAGGAGGCGCAGCGGGAAGGCCGCGTGATCGCCGTCCCCAGCCGCGACCTCGACCCGGCGGAGGCGCAACGGAGGGTGGACGCGGGCGAGAGTGCCGTGGTCCGTCTCAAGGTTCCGCGTGAGGGCGAGACGGTGGTGAACGACGCCCTCCGCAGGCCCATCGCCTTCCAGAACCGCGAGATCGACGACAAGGTGCTGCTCAAGGCCGACGGCTACCCCACCTACCACCTCGCCAACGTGGTGGACGACCGCCTGATGGGCGTGACCCACGTCGTCCGCGCGGAGGAGTGGATCACGTCCACGCCCATTCACGTCCTGCTGTATGAGGCGTTCGGGTGGCCCCAGCCCGTCTGGGCGCACATGCCGCTCCTCCGCAACGCCGACAGGTCCAAGATCAGCAAGCGCAAGAATCCGACCTCGGTGGAGTGGTACATGGATCAGGGCTTCCTCCCCGAAGCTATGCTCAATTTCCTCGCCACGATGGGCTGGACGCACCCGGAAGGCCGCGAAATCTTCGACCTCGCCGAGTTCGGGCGCGTCTTCCGGCTGGAGGACGTGACGCTCGGCGGCCCTGTCTTCAGCCTCGACAAGCTGAAATGGATGAACGGCAAGTACCTGCGTGAAGTGCTGAGCGAGGAGGAGGTGGCGAAGCGCCTGCATGATTACCTCGCCGGGCAGAAGCACGACCTGCCCTTCGACGATTACTTCCGCGCCGTCGTCCGCATGATGATTCCGCGCATGGACGTGTTCTCGGAGTTTCTGGAGAAGACGCCCTACTTCTGGTCCGAGGACTACCCGGTGAACGAGAAGGCGCAAAAGCTTCTGGCTGAGGGCCGTGACCTCCTCCCCGACCTCGCCGCCCGCCTGAAGAACCTCCCCGCCTTCGACCAGGCGACGACCGAAGCCGCCCTGCGCGCCTTCGCGGAGGAGCGGGACCTCAAGCCCGGCAAGGTCATGCAGCCCCTGCGCGCCGCCGTCGCCGGAACGAGCGAAAGCCCCGGCATGTTCGAGATGCTGGAGGTGCTGGGGCAGGAGCGCGTGGTGGCGCGGGTGGAGCGTGCGGCGCGGGGGAGCTGA
- the ilvN gene encoding acetolactate synthase small subunit — protein sequence MTAPLDSEQRDHLVSALVRDEPRVLTRITSLFGRRGYNIRSLSVGSTEHPGLSRMTFVVTGDRGVVEQAMRQLEKLHDVVKIIDHSLEKFVDRELVLVKVAITPESRVEVRQIAEDFRARIVDVGRHALTFEVTGDEGKITAFIEQMRSFGILETMRTGRVALTRGSNADIPSHVYHAGETEALRPAVDGVEPRETRAGGVPNLF from the coding sequence ATGACCGCTCCCCTCGACTCCGAGCAGCGGGACCACCTCGTCTCCGCCCTCGTGCGCGACGAGCCGCGCGTGCTGACCCGCATCACGTCCCTCTTCGGGCGGCGCGGCTACAACATCAGGAGCCTCAGCGTCGGTTCGACCGAACACCCCGGCCTCAGCCGCATGACCTTCGTGGTGACGGGAGACCGGGGCGTGGTGGAACAGGCCATGCGCCAGCTTGAGAAGCTCCACGATGTCGTGAAGATCATCGATCACAGCCTCGAAAAGTTCGTGGACCGAGAACTCGTCCTCGTCAAGGTCGCCATCACGCCGGAGAGCCGGGTGGAGGTGCGCCAGATCGCCGAGGACTTCCGCGCCCGCATCGTGGACGTGGGCCGCCACGCGCTGACCTTCGAGGTCACGGGCGACGAGGGCAAGATCACCGCCTTCATCGAGCAGATGCGCTCCTTCGGGATTCTGGAGACGATGCGGACCGGGCGGGTGGCCCTGACGCGCGGCTCGAACGCGGACATTCCCAGCCACGTCTACCACGCGGGCGAAACGGAGGCGCTGCGCCCGGCGGTGGACGGGGTGGAGCCGAGGGAGACGCGGGCGGGGGGCGTGCCGAATCTGTTCTGA
- a CDS encoding DEAD/DEAH box helicase, translated as MNFDQLIAPELAARLAERGITEATPIQVESLPQTLAGKDLIGRARTGTGKTLAYALPIIQKLEPSRERGRAPRALVLAPTRELAKQVAEEFSKSGGDLVTATVYGGAAYGPQEGALRRGVDVIVGTPGRLIDHLERGNINLGAVEYVVLDEADEMLSVGFADAIETILQATPEARQTMLFSATLNDDIRRISRKYLKEPVVVDMVGEGKSQAAQSVEHLKVKVGRTRTRVLADLLTVYNPEKAIVFTRTKREADELANELIHRGIESEALHGDLAQSQRERALGAFRAGRVGVLVATDVAARGLDIPEVDLVVQYHLPQDHDSYIHRSGRTGRAGRTGTAIVMYGDRDSREMRNLEYRAGVQFIERPLPTPKEVQAASATASADLVRRVDSGVAASFQAEAERLFSELGLEALTRALAKISGVTEPVKAASLLSGEEGLTTLILHGERLSVARAVALLARSGDVDTRRLGKVRQWRGGAVADVPSEYVEKLLAASPLDGEIGVEVAQELPELFEAPTREGRQGGSYGGGRGGRDEGGYRGGRQGGGYQGGGRGGSGSRDGGQGGSQGNRGGQGRWSRDRDGGNQGGERRREDFADREFVPSGR; from the coding sequence ATGAACTTTGATCAACTGATCGCGCCCGAACTCGCGGCGCGTCTCGCCGAGCGCGGCATCACCGAAGCCACCCCCATTCAGGTCGAGAGCCTGCCCCAGACCCTCGCCGGGAAGGACCTGATCGGTCGCGCCCGCACGGGGACGGGTAAGACGCTCGCCTACGCGCTGCCCATCATCCAGAAGCTCGAACCCAGCCGCGAGCGGGGCCGCGCGCCGCGTGCGCTGGTGCTCGCGCCCACCCGCGAACTCGCCAAGCAGGTCGCCGAGGAGTTCTCCAAGAGCGGCGGCGACCTCGTGACCGCGACCGTGTATGGCGGCGCGGCGTACGGCCCGCAGGAAGGGGCGCTGCGCCGGGGCGTGGACGTGATCGTGGGGACGCCCGGTCGCCTCATCGACCACCTGGAGCGCGGCAACATCAACCTGGGCGCGGTGGAATACGTCGTGCTGGACGAGGCCGACGAGATGCTGAGCGTGGGCTTCGCGGACGCCATCGAGACGATCCTCCAGGCGACGCCCGAGGCCCGGCAGACGATGCTCTTCAGCGCCACGCTGAACGACGACATCCGCCGCATCTCGCGCAAGTACCTCAAGGAACCCGTCGTGGTGGACATGGTGGGCGAGGGCAAGAGCCAGGCTGCCCAGAGCGTCGAACACCTCAAGGTGAAGGTGGGCCGCACCCGCACCCGCGTGCTGGCCGACCTGCTGACCGTCTACAACCCCGAAAAGGCCATCGTCTTCACCCGCACGAAGCGCGAGGCCGACGAGCTGGCGAACGAGCTGATCCACCGGGGGATCGAGTCCGAGGCTCTGCACGGCGACCTCGCGCAGAGCCAGCGGGAGCGGGCGCTCGGGGCCTTCCGCGCGGGCCGCGTGGGCGTGCTCGTTGCCACCGACGTGGCGGCGCGCGGGCTGGACATCCCCGAGGTGGACCTCGTGGTGCAGTACCACCTGCCGCAGGACCATGACAGCTATATCCACCGCTCGGGCCGCACCGGGCGCGCGGGCCGCACCGGCACCGCCATCGTGATGTACGGCGACCGCGACAGCCGCGAGATGCGGAACCTGGAATACCGCGCGGGCGTGCAGTTCATCGAGCGTCCCCTGCCCACCCCCAAGGAAGTGCAGGCGGCGAGCGCCACGGCCAGCGCCGACCTCGTGCGCCGGGTGGACTCCGGCGTGGCGGCCAGCTTCCAGGCCGAGGCCGAGCGGCTGTTCAGCGAACTCGGGCTGGAGGCGCTGACCCGCGCCCTCGCCAAGATCAGCGGCGTGACTGAGCCGGTGAAGGCCGCGAGCCTCCTGAGCGGTGAGGAGGGCCTGACGACCCTGATCCTGCACGGCGAGCGCCTGAGCGTGGCCCGTGCGGTCGCCCTGCTCGCCCGCAGCGGCGACGTGGACACCCGCCGCCTCGGCAAGGTGCGCCAGTGGCGCGGCGGCGCGGTGGCCGACGTGCCCAGCGAGTACGTCGAGAAGCTCCTCGCCGCTTCCCCGCTCGACGGTGAGATCGGCGTGGAAGTCGCCCAGGAACTGCCCGAGCTGTTCGAGGCCCCGACCCGCGAGGGCCGTCAGGGCGGCAGCTACGGCGGCGGACGTGGTGGGCGCGACGAGGGCGGCTACCGTGGCGGACGCCAGGGCGGCGGCTACCAGGGCGGCGGACGCGGCGGCTCCGGCAGCCGCGACGGCGGCCAGGGCGGCTCCCAGGGCAACCGTGGTGGTCAGGGCCGCTGGAGCCGCGACCGCGACGGCGGCAACCAGGGCGGCGAGCGTCGCCGCGAGGACTTCGCCGACCGCGAGTTCGTGCCGAGCGGACGCTAA
- a CDS encoding 2-isopropylmalate synthase, whose product MTQQEAHQPQPIRIFDTTLRDGEQSPGVALNHTQKLEIAHQLARLGVDVIEAGFPIASPGDLEGVSRIAREVRGPIIAGLARANRADIEAAARGVELAERPRIHTFIATSPIHMAKKLNLEPEAVVERAVEAVRLARSFVDDVEFSAEDATRSEPEFLARIFKAVVAEGATTINVPDTVGYTTPEEMRALFAYLKAELPGHVILSAHCHDDLGLAVANSIAAAEGGARQIECTVNGIGERAGNASLEEIVMAFHTRGDVYGYATGIRTRELYRASRMVSRLSGMPVQPNKAIVGDNAFAHESGIHQDGVIKARETYEIMNAELVGREAAVLVMGKHSGRAAFRKALTDLGYSVPEDRVKDLFARFKDLADRKGQIYADDLRALVESRTDVPQTFTLEKFQVTSGTDMQPLAFVRLTTPDGPREGTASGDGAVEAVFNALNGVTGIKPELEVYRVQAVTKGAEALGEVSVNTRYGEMSVHGTGVAPDVVEASARAWLRVINQIVAGVGKSRQVSQTTV is encoded by the coding sequence ATGACCCAGCAGGAAGCCCACCAACCTCAACCCATCCGCATCTTCGACACCACCCTGCGCGACGGCGAGCAGTCGCCCGGTGTGGCGCTGAACCACACGCAGAAGCTGGAGATCGCGCACCAGCTCGCGCGGCTGGGCGTGGACGTGATCGAGGCGGGCTTTCCCATCGCCTCCCCCGGCGACCTGGAGGGCGTGTCGCGCATCGCCCGTGAGGTACGCGGGCCGATCATCGCGGGGCTGGCGCGGGCGAACCGGGCGGACATCGAGGCGGCGGCGAGGGGCGTCGAACTGGCCGAGCGGCCCCGCATCCACACCTTCATCGCCACCAGCCCGATCCACATGGCGAAGAAGCTGAATCTGGAGCCGGAGGCGGTGGTCGAGCGCGCGGTGGAGGCCGTGCGGCTGGCCCGCTCCTTCGTGGACGACGTGGAGTTCAGCGCGGAGGACGCCACCCGAAGCGAGCCGGAGTTCCTGGCCCGCATCTTCAAGGCGGTGGTGGCCGAGGGTGCCACGACGATCAACGTGCCCGACACGGTGGGCTACACGACCCCCGAGGAGATGCGGGCGCTGTTCGCGTACCTGAAGGCGGAACTGCCGGGTCACGTCATCCTCTCGGCCCACTGCCACGACGACCTGGGGCTGGCGGTGGCGAACTCCATCGCGGCGGCGGAGGGCGGGGCGCGGCAGATTGAATGCACGGTGAACGGCATCGGCGAGCGGGCGGGGAACGCCTCGCTGGAGGAGATCGTGATGGCCTTCCACACGCGCGGGGACGTGTACGGCTACGCGACGGGCATCCGCACCCGCGAGCTGTACCGCGCCTCCCGCATGGTGAGCCGCCTGAGCGGAATGCCGGTGCAGCCCAACAAGGCCATCGTGGGCGACAACGCCTTCGCGCACGAGTCGGGCATCCATCAGGACGGGGTGATCAAGGCGCGCGAGACCTACGAGATCATGAACGCGGAGCTGGTGGGGCGCGAGGCCGCCGTCCTCGTCATGGGCAAGCACTCGGGCCGCGCCGCCTTCCGCAAGGCGCTGACCGACCTGGGCTACAGCGTGCCGGAGGACCGGGTGAAGGACCTCTTCGCCCGCTTCAAGGACCTCGCCGACCGCAAGGGGCAGATTTACGCCGACGACCTGCGCGCCCTGGTGGAGAGCCGCACCGACGTGCCACAGACCTTCACGCTGGAGAAGTTCCAGGTCACGAGCGGCACCGACATGCAGCCCCTCGCCTTCGTGCGCCTGACCACGCCCGACGGCCCGCGCGAGGGCACGGCCAGCGGCGACGGCGCGGTGGAGGCCGTCTTCAACGCGCTGAACGGTGTGACCGGCATCAAGCCCGAGCTGGAGGTCTACCGCGTGCAGGCCGTCACGAAGGGAGCCGAGGCGCTGGGCGAGGTCAGCGTCAACACCCGCTACGGCGAGATGAGCGTCCACGGCACGGGCGTCGCGCCGGACGTGGTGGAGGCGTCGGCGCGGGCGTGGCTGCGCGTCATCAATCAGATCGTCGCGGGCGTGGGCAAGAGCCGGCAGGTGAGCCAGACGACGGTGTGA
- the tatA gene encoding twin-arginine translocase TatA/TatE family subunit produces the protein MPNIGAPELLLLLLAALIVFGPRKLPELGKSLGQGLREFRRSTSAVTDEVRRGLDSGPEVVAPVPVLPPEGAAHRPRA, from the coding sequence ATGCCCAACATCGGTGCGCCGGAACTGCTCCTCCTTCTGCTCGCCGCCCTGATCGTCTTCGGGCCACGCAAACTGCCGGAACTCGGCAAGAGTCTCGGCCAGGGCCTGCGCGAGTTCCGCCGGAGCACGAGTGCCGTGACGGACGAAGTGCGCCGGGGGCTGGACAGCGGGCCGGAGGTGGTCGCCCCCGTTCCCGTCCTGCCTCCCGAGGGGGCGGCGCATAGGCCCCGCGCCTGA
- a CDS encoding anti-sigma factor domain-containing protein: MTQPDRDQLTAYALGLLPPEEEARVHAALAADPALRAGVDADLEALTALAETLPQPPVPDGAEERLLARLRAEVPRPAAPVAPPIERRPRRLWLPLAALGLAAALALFFVLRPEDDPLRRYADTPGAITQPLQADGNDLGQLVRLPDGRAYVYLSQPAETGRVYQAWQVRDGVPVSLGLFEGQGFLFAGLPAGATVAVSVEPPGGSEQPTTTPLLVQRL, encoded by the coding sequence GTGACCCAACCCGACCGCGACCAGCTCACCGCCTACGCCCTCGGCCTGCTGCCCCCCGAGGAGGAGGCCCGCGTCCACGCCGCGCTCGCCGCCGACCCCGCCCTGCGCGCCGGGGTAGACGCTGACCTGGAGGCGCTGACCGCCCTCGCCGAGACGCTGCCGCAGCCGCCCGTGCCCGACGGGGCCGAGGAGCGGTTGCTGGCCCGCCTGCGCGCGGAGGTGCCGAGACCCGCCGCGCCGGTTGCCCCACCCATCGAGCGGAGGCCGAGGCGTCTCTGGCTTCCCCTCGCCGCGCTGGGGCTGGCGGCGGCCCTCGCCCTCTTCTTCGTGCTGCGGCCAGAGGACGACCCACTCCGCCGCTACGCGGACACCCCCGGCGCAATCACCCAGCCCCTTCAGGCGGACGGAAACGACCTCGGCCAGCTCGTGCGCCTGCCGGATGGCCGGGCGTACGTATACCTCTCGCAGCCTGCGGAGACGGGCCGGGTCTATCAGGCGTGGCAGGTTCGGGACGGGGTGCCCGTCTCGCTCGGGCTGTTCGAGGGGCAGGGCTTCCTGTTCGCGGGCCTCCCGGCGGGCGCGACGGTGGCGGTGAGCGTGGAGCCGCCCGGTGGCAGCGAGCAGCCCACGACGACGCCCCTGCTGGTGCAGCGGCTTTGA